One window from the genome of Garra rufa chromosome 1, GarRuf1.0, whole genome shotgun sequence encodes:
- the LOC141343611 gene encoding ectonucleotide pyrophosphatase/phosphodiesterase family member 7-like isoform X2: MLWTAVLCLCLCLQSLASPIPSHQGASERSKLLLISFDGFRWDYDRDVDTPHLDAMARDGVKATYVTPAFITVTSPTHFTILTGKYIENHGVIHNMWFNSSTWEKKSYYKSQFVNEWWDNGSLPIWITAQRQGLKAGSLHFPGTASTYQGESAVVREVEPANYNYSNETAWRENVDKVMKSWFREQDLDFVSMYFGEPDSTGHKYGPDSPQRRAMVQQVDRTVGYLRSVAEQNGLSERLNIIITADHGMSTVYRNGLVDEIVLSKIPGFSFKDLDFHIVDFGPVGLLLPKEGRIDKVYNALKGAHPHLHVYKKEEIPVHLHYSHNDRILPIILWADPGYVINGYFPVQFHKGEHGYDNQALDMKPFFRAVGPDFQKNLEVGPFETVNIYPLMCHLLKITPEPNDGHLNATQHMLASSKQTDNEGSSNDILTSVFIGLGAVAGFLLIVFVVLLSRGIYKRRRNKCSSTDEGKTECHSETKQTEF; encoded by the exons ATGCTGTGGACGGCTGttctctgtctgtgtctgtgccTTCAGTCTCTGGCGAGTCCCATCCCGTCGCACCAAGGGGCATCTGAGCGCAGCAAACTGCTGCTCATCTCCTTTGACGGCTTCAGGTGGGACTATGACAGGGATGTGGACACACCGCACCTGGATGCCATGGCAAGGGACGGGGTCAAAGCAACATACGTGACACCAGCGTTCATCACCGTCACCAGCCCAACACACTTCACCATCTTGACAG GTAAATACATTGAGAATCACGGCGTCATTCACAACATGTGGTTTAACAGCAGCACCTGGGAGAAGAAATCGTACTACAAGTCCCAGTTTGTGAATGAGTGGTGGGACAATGGGAGTTTGCCCATATGGATCACGGCTCAGAGACAG gGCCTGAAGGCCGGTTCTCTCCACTTTCCTGGAACGGCGTCCACTTATCAGGGTGAAAGTGCTGTTGTAAGAGAAGTGGAGCCTGCAAACTACAATTACAGCAATGAAACGGCCTGGCGAGAGAATGTAGATAAAGTGATGAAGTCTTGGTTCAGAGAGCAGGACCTGGACTTCGTCTCCATGTACTTTGGTGAGCCTGACAGCACGGGACACAAGTACGGGCCGGACTCTCCCCAGCGCAGGGCGATGGTCCAACAGGTGGACCGTACGGTCGGTTACCTTCGGAGCGTGGCCGAGCAAAATGGCCTGAGTGAGCGGCTCAACATCATAATCACAGCTGATCATGGCATGAGCACCGTCTACCGCAATGGGCTGGTGGACGAGATCGTCCTGTCCAAGATCCCAGGCTTCTCTTTCAAAGATCTGGACTTTCATATTGTGGACTTTGGACCGGTGGGACTCCTGCTGCCTAAAGAAGGACGAATTGATAAAGTGTACAACGCCCTGAAAGGCGCTCACCCACATCTGCATGTCTACAAGAAAGAGGAGATTCCCGTTCACCTGCATTACTCCCACAATGACCGCATATTACCCATCATCCTCTGGGCCGATCCAGGATACGTCATCAATGGG TACTTCCCAGTGCAGTTTCATAAGGGAGAGCACGGCTATGATAATCAGGCTCTGGACATGAAGCCATTCTTCAGGGCAGTTGGACCGGATTTCCAGAAAAATCTGGAGGTGGGGCCCTTTGAAACGGTCAACATTTACCCGCTGATGTGCCACCTGCTGAAAATCACACCTGAACCAAACGACGGACACCTGAACGCCACACAACACATGCTGGCCTCCTCCAAACAGACAGACA ATGAAGGCTCGTCTAATGATATTCTCACCAGTGTTTTCATTGGTCTGGGAGCTGTCGCTGGTTTTCTGCTCATTGTCTTTGTTGTTCTCTTAAGTCGTGGCATTTACAAACGCAGGAGGAACAAATGCAG TTCCACAGACGAGGGGAAGACTGAGTGTCActctgaaacaaaacaaactgaattTTAG
- the LOC141343611 gene encoding ectonucleotide pyrophosphatase/phosphodiesterase family member 7-like isoform X1 → MLWTAVLCLCLCLQSLASPIPSHQGASERSKLLLISFDGFRWDYDRDVDTPHLDAMARDGVKATYVTPAFITVTSPTHFTILTGKYIENHGVIHNMWFNSSTWEKKSYYKSQFVNEWWDNGSLPIWITAQRQGLKAGSLHFPGTASTYQGESAVVREVEPANYNYSNETAWRENVDKVMKSWFREQDLDFVSMYFGEPDSTGHKYGPDSPQRRAMVQQVDRTVGYLRSVAEQNGLSERLNIIITADHGMSTVYRNGLVDEIVLSKIPGFSFKDLDFHIVDFGPVGLLLPKEGRIDKVYNALKGAHPHLHVYKKEEIPVHLHYSHNDRILPIILWADPGYVINGYFPVQFHKGEHGYDNQALDMKPFFRAVGPDFQKNLEVGPFETVNIYPLMCHLLKITPEPNDGHLNATQHMLASSKQTDMSCISDEGSSNDILTSVFIGLGAVAGFLLIVFVVLLSRGIYKRRRNKCSSTDEGKTECHSETKQTEF, encoded by the exons ATGCTGTGGACGGCTGttctctgtctgtgtctgtgccTTCAGTCTCTGGCGAGTCCCATCCCGTCGCACCAAGGGGCATCTGAGCGCAGCAAACTGCTGCTCATCTCCTTTGACGGCTTCAGGTGGGACTATGACAGGGATGTGGACACACCGCACCTGGATGCCATGGCAAGGGACGGGGTCAAAGCAACATACGTGACACCAGCGTTCATCACCGTCACCAGCCCAACACACTTCACCATCTTGACAG GTAAATACATTGAGAATCACGGCGTCATTCACAACATGTGGTTTAACAGCAGCACCTGGGAGAAGAAATCGTACTACAAGTCCCAGTTTGTGAATGAGTGGTGGGACAATGGGAGTTTGCCCATATGGATCACGGCTCAGAGACAG gGCCTGAAGGCCGGTTCTCTCCACTTTCCTGGAACGGCGTCCACTTATCAGGGTGAAAGTGCTGTTGTAAGAGAAGTGGAGCCTGCAAACTACAATTACAGCAATGAAACGGCCTGGCGAGAGAATGTAGATAAAGTGATGAAGTCTTGGTTCAGAGAGCAGGACCTGGACTTCGTCTCCATGTACTTTGGTGAGCCTGACAGCACGGGACACAAGTACGGGCCGGACTCTCCCCAGCGCAGGGCGATGGTCCAACAGGTGGACCGTACGGTCGGTTACCTTCGGAGCGTGGCCGAGCAAAATGGCCTGAGTGAGCGGCTCAACATCATAATCACAGCTGATCATGGCATGAGCACCGTCTACCGCAATGGGCTGGTGGACGAGATCGTCCTGTCCAAGATCCCAGGCTTCTCTTTCAAAGATCTGGACTTTCATATTGTGGACTTTGGACCGGTGGGACTCCTGCTGCCTAAAGAAGGACGAATTGATAAAGTGTACAACGCCCTGAAAGGCGCTCACCCACATCTGCATGTCTACAAGAAAGAGGAGATTCCCGTTCACCTGCATTACTCCCACAATGACCGCATATTACCCATCATCCTCTGGGCCGATCCAGGATACGTCATCAATGGG TACTTCCCAGTGCAGTTTCATAAGGGAGAGCACGGCTATGATAATCAGGCTCTGGACATGAAGCCATTCTTCAGGGCAGTTGGACCGGATTTCCAGAAAAATCTGGAGGTGGGGCCCTTTGAAACGGTCAACATTTACCCGCTGATGTGCCACCTGCTGAAAATCACACCTGAACCAAACGACGGACACCTGAACGCCACACAACACATGCTGGCCTCCTCCAAACAGACAGACA TGTCTTGTATTTCAGATGAAGGCTCGTCTAATGATATTCTCACCAGTGTTTTCATTGGTCTGGGAGCTGTCGCTGGTTTTCTGCTCATTGTCTTTGTTGTTCTCTTAAGTCGTGGCATTTACAAACGCAGGAGGAACAAATGCAG TTCCACAGACGAGGGGAAGACTGAGTGTCActctgaaacaaaacaaactgaattTTAG